In Verrucomicrobiales bacterium, the genomic window CCGTATTCCGGCGAAGGATTCCGTTGTCTTGTGTGTTACTGGAAACGGTTTGAAGACTCTCGATGCGGTCATTGGCCACACGGGGGCTCCGCGTGAAATTCGGCCCAGCTTGAGGGAATTTGAGTCTTTGCTGACCGCTGAAGAATCCTCCACACCTGCCACCATTTAATCCGAAGCTTATGCCAGTCAAAGTTCGCATTCCAACGCCTCTGCGCAAACTGACCAACAACGAGGAGATTATCGAGGTCCAATCCGGCACCATCGGCGGGGCCATCTCCGAGTTGCAGGGGAAGTTTCCCGGGATCAAAGAGCGGCTGATTGATGAAACCGGCGGTGTCCGTCGGTTTGTGAATGTCTACGTCAATGAAGAGGACATCCGGTTTCTCCAAAACCAGGATACCGCCATCAAGGACGGGGACGAGGTCAGCATCATTCCGGCGATCGCCGGAGGATAGGCCCTGGGCATCCTTTCACCTCATCGTTCACCTCCAGCTCCTACCTACCATGGCACAAAAGAAACGGAAGTCCTCCGGCGCTCGTCCGGCTGCGGCCAGACGCGAGGAGAAGCGTCGGTTTTGGCTGACCTACCCACCGCGGCTGATCACGCGCCCCGTGATGTGGGAGTTGGTGCACAAGTTTGAAGTGGTGACCAACATCCGTCAGGCCAGCGTGACGGAGGACATTGGGATTGTCTGTTTGGAGATGGAAGGGGCCTCGGCGACCATCAAGAGTGCGGTGGCCTGGTTGGAAAAGCAGGGTGTGAGTGTCGAGC contains:
- a CDS encoding MoaD/ThiS family protein, producing the protein MPVKVRIPTPLRKLTNNEEIIEVQSGTIGGAISELQGKFPGIKERLIDETGGVRRFVNVYVNEEDIRFLQNQDTAIKDGDEVSIIPAIAGG
- a CDS encoding NIL domain-containing protein, whose product is MAQKKRKSSGARPAAARREEKRRFWLTYPPRLITRPVMWELVHKFEVVTNIRQASVTEDIGIVCLEMEGASATIKSAVAWLEKQGVSVEPVEINVIES